A region of Gloeocapsopsis sp. IPPAS B-1203 DNA encodes the following proteins:
- the dusB gene encoding tRNA dihydrouridine synthase DusB: protein MIALSPNLQVRLATPLQIGSLAVKSRVLQSPLSGVTDLVFRRLVRRYAPESMMYTEMVNATGLHYVKELPIIMEVDPNERPISIQLFDCRPDFLAEAAVMAVEEGADTVDINMGCPVNKITKNGGGSSLLRQPEVAEEIVRSVVKAVDVPVTVKTRIGWTDKEITILDFAKRMEDAGAQMITVHGRTRAQGYNGSARWEWIARVKEVLSIPVIANGDIFSVEAAVRCLEQTGADGVMCSRGTLGYPFLVGEIDYFLKTGQELPPPTPVERLQCAREHLQALWEYKGDRGVRQARKHMTWYAKGFTGAAELRGLLSVIETVDQGLEVIDQAIVQLVDYEAKSEEIESSLQIA, encoded by the coding sequence ATGATCGCGCTGTCTCCCAACTTACAAGTTCGACTTGCCACACCACTGCAAATCGGTTCACTCGCAGTTAAAAGCCGTGTTTTGCAGTCGCCTTTATCTGGTGTCACTGATTTGGTATTTCGGCGGTTGGTGCGGCGTTATGCACCCGAATCAATGATGTACACCGAGATGGTAAACGCGACAGGGCTGCATTACGTTAAAGAGTTGCCCATAATTATGGAAGTCGATCCGAACGAACGACCGATTAGTATTCAGCTATTCGATTGTCGCCCAGATTTCTTGGCAGAAGCAGCGGTGATGGCAGTAGAGGAAGGCGCAGACACTGTAGATATTAATATGGGTTGTCCAGTGAATAAAATCACCAAAAACGGTGGTGGTTCTTCATTGTTGCGTCAACCGGAAGTTGCAGAAGAAATTGTGCGATCTGTCGTTAAGGCGGTGGATGTCCCTGTGACAGTAAAAACTCGCATTGGTTGGACTGATAAAGAAATTACAATTCTCGACTTTGCTAAGCGCATGGAAGACGCTGGGGCGCAGATGATTACAGTCCACGGTCGCACCCGCGCTCAAGGTTACAATGGTTCCGCACGTTGGGAATGGATTGCGCGTGTTAAGGAAGTTTTGTCGATTCCAGTCATTGCCAACGGTGATATTTTCTCAGTAGAAGCTGCAGTACGCTGCTTGGAACAAACAGGTGCGGATGGGGTTATGTGTTCGCGAGGAACGCTAGGTTATCCGTTTTTAGTTGGGGAAATTGATTACTTTCTCAAAACTGGGCAAGAGTTACCACCACCAACGCCTGTAGAACGGTTGCAATGTGCGCGAGAACATCTCCAAGCTTTATGGGAATATAAAGGCGATCGCGGTGTCCGACAAGCCCGCAAGCATATGACATGGTACGCGAAAGGCTTTACAGGTGCGGCGGAGTTACGTGGATTGTTGAGTGTAATTGAAAC
- a CDS encoding cation:proton antiporter: MANLTLLVEMVTVLGAAATGGYLANRLRQPVLLGYLIGGVVVGPAGFNLVTLEGDIEVLSEVGVALLLFALGVEFSLKDLLRVRAIALGGGTLQIILTILLGGGLAYLTGWVSTLPKAVFLGAVISLSSTAVVFKSLIERNEVQTAHGQVMLAILIVQDLSLGLMLAVLPALTQPPDVVGFALIAALFKALLFVGGAIIAGKWFIPFSVRLLAQSGSQDLFILGIVLLCLGIALFTSAIGLGIAMGAFVAGLMISNVEYADHALDRVIPMRDIFATLFFASIGLLIDPGFLLANIWVLLGLVAVTMLGKAAIATLIVMLFGYPLKTALTVGIGINQIGEFSFVLAGVAKSAGLFTARLYGLTVGTTAATLLLAPFLLKATPYFLIWLERFVKMNSRLRLNHPPHFIDIEEKLIDHIVVAGYGRVGQTLVRMLYFQGHQILVIDNNEATLQTLRGREIVYLYGDAASTLVLEKANLRQAKAMAIALPDPMATRLTLKRALSIAPDLDITVRAHVKDEIDVLYQLGAQEVVQPEFEASLEMGAHLLLKLGDSPYAVQQVVTRYRNGRYRDILPERSEYWGAADLETVIEGLKRHWYVLDENSPLLGQSLAKANIRRLTGVTIMAIERHKQLYRYPTGEMTLEAGDRLLVVGNFEEHVAFKQLNSP, from the coding sequence ATGGCTAACTTAACGCTGCTTGTCGAAATGGTGACGGTGTTGGGTGCTGCTGCAACAGGAGGATATCTCGCAAATCGGCTGCGACAACCTGTGTTGTTAGGATACCTCATCGGTGGCGTGGTCGTAGGTCCTGCGGGATTCAATTTAGTCACCTTAGAAGGTGATATTGAGGTGTTATCTGAAGTAGGAGTGGCGCTGCTGCTGTTTGCTTTAGGTGTAGAGTTTTCGCTTAAAGACTTGTTGCGAGTTCGTGCGATCGCCCTGGGCGGTGGGACGCTGCAAATCATCTTGACAATTCTCCTCGGAGGCGGACTTGCTTACTTGACGGGGTGGGTGAGTACACTTCCCAAAGCAGTTTTTTTAGGGGCTGTTATTTCGCTATCCTCAACGGCGGTTGTCTTCAAAAGTCTGATTGAACGCAACGAAGTTCAAACTGCTCACGGACAAGTCATGCTAGCAATTTTGATCGTGCAAGATCTTAGCTTAGGCTTGATGCTAGCAGTTCTTCCAGCGCTAACTCAACCTCCAGATGTCGTCGGTTTTGCATTAATCGCCGCGCTGTTCAAAGCTTTACTGTTTGTTGGCGGGGCAATTATTGCCGGAAAATGGTTTATCCCGTTCTCAGTTCGGCTGCTTGCTCAAAGTGGTTCTCAAGATTTATTTATACTAGGCATTGTCTTGCTCTGCTTGGGAATTGCGTTATTTACCTCTGCGATCGGCTTGGGGATTGCGATGGGAGCATTTGTTGCTGGGTTAATGATTTCTAATGTGGAGTATGCCGATCATGCACTTGATCGCGTGATCCCAATGCGGGATATTTTCGCTACGTTGTTTTTTGCATCGATTGGACTTTTAATCGATCCAGGTTTTCTACTTGCGAATATTTGGGTTTTGTTGGGACTGGTTGCGGTGACAATGTTAGGGAAAGCCGCGATCGCAACCCTCATCGTCATGCTATTCGGCTATCCGCTGAAAACTGCGTTAACGGTTGGTATTGGGATTAACCAAATTGGTGAATTCTCTTTTGTGTTGGCAGGTGTTGCAAAAAGTGCAGGACTTTTCACGGCAAGACTTTATGGTTTAACAGTAGGCACAACAGCAGCCACCTTGTTACTTGCACCTTTCTTATTAAAAGCAACACCATATTTCTTAATCTGGTTAGAGCGTTTTGTAAAGATGAATTCGCGTCTGCGGTTGAATCACCCGCCGCATTTTATTGATATTGAAGAAAAACTTATCGATCATATCGTCGTGGCAGGATATGGCAGAGTTGGACAAACGCTCGTGCGAATGTTGTATTTTCAAGGTCATCAGATTTTAGTCATCGATAATAACGAAGCAACACTGCAAACTTTACGAGGACGCGAAATAGTCTATTTGTATGGTGATGCTGCGAGTACATTAGTTTTAGAAAAAGCCAATCTCCGTCAAGCAAAGGCAATGGCGATCGCACTTCCCGATCCGATGGCAACGCGATTAACCTTGAAACGAGCCTTAAGTATTGCACCTGATTTAGATATCACTGTCCGCGCCCACGTTAAGGACGAAATAGATGTACTCTACCAGTTAGGTGCGCAGGAAGTTGTGCAGCCTGAATTTGAAGCTTCTTTGGAGATGGGCGCACATCTGCTTTTAAAACTCGGAGATTCACCGTACGCAGTACAGCAGGTTGTCACGCGCTATCGGAACGGACGATATCGCGATATTCTACCAGAACGGTCGGAGTATTGGGGAGCAGCAGATTTAGAAACCGTTATTGAAGGACTAAAAAGACACTGGTATGTCCTGGACGAAAATTCTCCATTGTTAGGGCAAAGCCTTGCTAAAGCTAACATTCGGCGCTTAACAGGAGTGACGATTATGGCAATTGAACGTCATAAGCAACTTTATCGCTATCCTACAGGTGAAATGACTTTAGAAGCAGGCGATCGCCTTTTAGTAGTCGGAAACTTTGAAGAACACGTCGCCTTTAAACAGCTGAACTCACCTTAA
- a CDS encoding MFS transporter: MIASAWIGIALAFYAFIAIGIAEGGLGVLLPSILAAYNLTPATVTLLFLSQVSGYVVAAISSSLLASRIGLARMLLIASMTLTSALVIYAIAPRWHIMVAAGTLLGLGIGLIDAGINTYIANQGNANVMGVLHAFYGVGALLGPALATTLLAFGMDWRRIYLHIAGIVGITILGMLWAVVFDYKSMNTRVTTQDADAKTSLKLALRTPAVLVAGILLLVYVGTEASLGNWAYSVQSLSRGTPEVIAGYSVTAYWLGLTIGRLVMGRFVARLGAIRTMDFSIGLLLAGLFAWWLLPNQLLSLPLIGFALAAIFPATIWLIPRRVATTMVPAAIGFVTSVASLGAATIPTVLGWIADQAGLEIIPMLMIPLALIVLALHRWLVRYAPIKNEQTTA; the protein is encoded by the coding sequence ATGATTGCTTCAGCTTGGATAGGTATTGCGCTTGCATTTTACGCTTTTATTGCTATTGGTATTGCAGAAGGAGGGTTAGGAGTTTTATTGCCCTCTATTTTGGCAGCTTATAACTTAACTCCAGCGACGGTAACGCTATTGTTTCTTAGCCAAGTGAGTGGCTACGTAGTTGCAGCAATTTCAAGTAGTTTGCTGGCTAGTCGCATCGGATTGGCGCGGATGTTACTTATAGCATCGATGACGTTGACGAGTGCTTTGGTAATTTATGCGATCGCTCCACGTTGGCATATTATGGTTGCAGCAGGAACGCTGCTCGGATTAGGAATTGGACTGATTGACGCGGGAATTAATACATACATTGCTAATCAAGGCAATGCGAATGTGATGGGTGTGTTACATGCATTTTATGGTGTTGGTGCATTACTTGGTCCTGCTTTAGCAACAACACTCCTTGCGTTTGGAATGGACTGGCGACGGATTTATTTGCACATTGCTGGAATTGTCGGAATTACTATTCTTGGCATGTTGTGGGCAGTAGTATTCGACTATAAATCAATGAATACACGTGTCACCACGCAGGATGCTGATGCTAAGACAAGTCTAAAACTGGCACTGCGGACACCTGCAGTATTAGTTGCAGGGATATTGTTGCTAGTCTATGTTGGCACAGAAGCATCTTTAGGTAACTGGGCTTACAGTGTCCAAAGTTTAAGTCGCGGAACACCGGAAGTCATTGCTGGTTATAGCGTCACTGCTTATTGGTTAGGACTCACGATTGGACGTTTGGTGATGGGGCGTTTTGTGGCACGTCTAGGCGCAATCCGCACAATGGATTTTTCTATTGGGTTACTATTGGCAGGGTTATTTGCTTGGTGGTTACTGCCAAATCAATTATTGAGCTTACCGCTGATTGGTTTTGCCCTTGCTGCAATTTTTCCAGCAACAATTTGGTTGATTCCGCGACGTGTTGCTACTACTATGGTGCCAGCTGCGATCGGATTTGTCACTAGCGTTGCTAGTTTGGGTGCAGCGACTATACCAACTGTTCTTGGTTGGATTGCAGATCAGGCGGGTTTAGAAATTATTCCTATGTTGATGATACCGCTTGCTCTTATCGTGTTGGCGCTGCATCGTTGGTTAGTTAGGTATGCACCTATTAAGAATGAACAAACTACAGCGTAA
- a CDS encoding Uma2 family endonuclease yields MNTITLKIPRLTAKEFVELCQANEHLQLERTATGEVVVMPPTYPWTGRQNAGINAQLWNWSDRTGLGIVFDSSTGFTLPNGAVKSPDVSWVSNERWETLTDFQQQEEFSPLAPDFVVELRSSSDLLDKLQAKMQEYIDNGVRLGWLIDPKTKQVEIYRPTTDVEVLHSPTTVSGEDVLPGFELNLKKIW; encoded by the coding sequence ATGAATACTATTACGCTGAAAATTCCCCGTTTGACAGCAAAAGAATTTGTAGAACTTTGCCAAGCTAATGAACATTTGCAGCTGGAACGTACTGCGACTGGAGAAGTTGTTGTTATGCCGCCAACATACCCTTGGACAGGTAGACAAAATGCTGGAATTAATGCTCAACTATGGAATTGGAGCGATCGCACAGGTTTGGGTATTGTTTTCGATTCCTCCACTGGCTTTACTTTACCTAATGGTGCGGTGAAATCTCCAGATGTTTCTTGGGTAAGTAATGAACGCTGGGAAACTTTAACTGACTTTCAGCAACAAGAAGAATTTTCGCCCCTAGCACCTGATTTTGTCGTGGAATTACGTTCAAGTAGTGACTTGCTAGACAAGTTACAAGCAAAAATGCAGGAGTATATTGATAATGGCGTTCGCTTAGGTTGGTTAATAGACCCTAAAACTAAGCAAGTAGAAATTTATCGTCCAACTACTGATGTAGAGGTATTGCACTCACCCACAACAGTGTCTGGTGAGGATGTTTTACCAGGATTTGAATTGAACTTGAAGAAAATTTGGTGA
- a CDS encoding MEKHLA domain-containing protein, producing the protein MFVWQHKEVICQSQRLLYSFEYWMGNALLDTIGTPVEIAQALFTAPFVLVSHGTESDPIFNYGNQQALILWEFSWEEFTQMPSRKSAEQMVQQERDRLLAETTNKGFCHYSGVRISKTGKRFRIEDGIIWNVIDDENQSWGQAAVFSKYQFV; encoded by the coding sequence ATGTTTGTTTGGCAGCACAAAGAAGTTATCTGTCAAAGTCAGCGTTTACTGTACAGCTTTGAGTACTGGATGGGCAATGCATTGCTAGATACAATCGGAACGCCAGTAGAAATTGCTCAGGCTTTGTTTACTGCACCGTTTGTTTTGGTTTCGCATGGTACAGAATCCGATCCAATTTTTAACTATGGCAATCAGCAGGCGTTGATACTGTGGGAGTTTTCTTGGGAAGAGTTTACGCAAATGCCTTCGCGCAAATCTGCGGAACAGATGGTACAGCAGGAACGCGATCGCTTACTCGCAGAAACAACCAATAAGGGCTTTTGTCATTATTCTGGTGTCCGCATTTCAAAAACTGGCAAGCGATTTCGGATCGAAGACGGCATTATTTGGAATGTTATTGATGACGAAAACCAAAGCTGGGGGCAAGCTGCTGTTTTTTCTAAGTATCAATTTGTTTAG
- the uvrB gene encoding excinuclease ABC subunit UvrB, with product MMQFSLQAPFQPTGDQPRAIAQLTQQIKQRHHHQTLLGATGTGKTFTVASVIENIGKPTLVLAHNKTLAAQLCNELREFFPDNAVEYFVSYYDYYQPEAYIPVTDTYIEKSASINDEIDMLRHSATRSLFERRDVIVVASISCIYGLGIPSEYLKAAIPLKMGMEVDQRQILRDLATVQYSRNDVEMGRGRFRVRGDVLEIGPAYEDRIIRVEFFGDEIDAIRYVDPVTGEIIQSLSAVNIYPARHFVTPEERLEAACDAIEAELKQQKAELEQASKLLEAQRLDQRTRYDLEMLREVGYCNGVENYSRHLAGRQPGEPPECLIDYFPDDWLLVVDESHVTVPQIRGMYNGDQARKKVLVEHGFRLPSAADNRPLKADEFWSKVNQCIFVSATPGDWELALSEGRVVEQVIRPTGVVDPEIYVRPTEGQIDDLLAEVKERIDRRERVLITTLTKRMAEDLTEYMQDQGIRIRYLHSEINSIERIEILQELRQGNFDVLVGVNLLREGLDLPEVSLVAILDADKEGFLRAERSLIQTIGRAARHVRGQAILYADNLTDSMIKAIDETERRRAIQLEYNEKHGITPQPIVKRTNNAILSFLEVSRRLNSQQLEEAYEQADDLPLANIPELITQLEAQMKEAAKNLEFEEAAKYRDRIKHLRDKLLGH from the coding sequence ATCATGCAATTTTCTCTCCAAGCACCATTTCAACCAACCGGCGATCAACCCCGCGCGATCGCACAACTCACTCAACAAATCAAACAGAGACACCACCATCAAACCTTACTCGGCGCAACAGGAACCGGAAAGACATTCACTGTTGCATCAGTTATTGAAAACATTGGGAAACCAACACTAGTACTTGCACACAATAAAACTCTCGCCGCCCAACTGTGTAATGAGCTACGCGAGTTCTTTCCTGACAATGCAGTAGAGTATTTTGTCAGTTACTACGATTACTATCAACCAGAAGCTTATATTCCCGTTACAGATACTTACATTGAAAAGAGTGCTTCAATCAACGATGAAATTGATATGTTACGGCACTCCGCAACGCGATCGCTATTTGAACGCCGCGATGTGATTGTCGTCGCCTCAATTAGCTGTATTTACGGTTTAGGAATTCCTTCGGAGTATCTCAAAGCGGCAATTCCCTTGAAAATGGGGATGGAAGTTGACCAAAGACAGATTCTCCGCGATTTGGCAACGGTACAATACAGCCGCAACGATGTTGAAATGGGGCGAGGACGCTTTCGAGTGCGGGGGGATGTTTTAGAAATTGGTCCGGCGTACGAAGATCGGATTATTCGCGTCGAGTTTTTTGGTGATGAAATTGATGCAATTCGCTACGTCGATCCGGTAACAGGCGAAATTATTCAAAGTTTGTCTGCGGTTAATATCTACCCAGCGCGACACTTTGTGACTCCAGAAGAACGTTTAGAAGCCGCGTGTGATGCTATTGAAGCTGAACTGAAACAGCAAAAAGCTGAATTAGAGCAAGCCAGTAAACTACTAGAAGCCCAACGATTAGATCAGCGGACGCGCTACGACTTAGAAATGTTGCGCGAAGTTGGTTACTGTAATGGTGTCGAAAACTATTCGCGTCACTTAGCAGGGCGTCAACCAGGAGAACCACCAGAATGTTTGATCGATTACTTTCCGGATGATTGGTTACTCGTAGTAGATGAATCGCACGTCACAGTTCCGCAAATTCGTGGCATGTATAATGGCGACCAAGCGCGGAAAAAGGTACTTGTTGAGCATGGTTTTCGCTTACCAAGCGCAGCAGATAACCGCCCGTTGAAAGCGGACGAGTTTTGGTCAAAAGTGAATCAGTGTATTTTTGTTTCTGCAACACCAGGCGATTGGGAATTAGCACTATCAGAAGGTAGAGTTGTTGAACAGGTGATTCGTCCTACAGGTGTTGTCGATCCGGAAATTTATGTGCGTCCTACTGAAGGGCAAATTGACGATCTTTTAGCAGAAGTGAAAGAACGCATCGATCGCCGCGAACGGGTTTTGATCACAACCTTGACGAAGCGCATGGCAGAAGACTTAACTGAATATATGCAAGATCAAGGAATTCGGATCAGGTATCTGCATTCAGAAATTAACTCAATTGAGCGGATCGAGATTTTGCAAGAGTTGCGTCAAGGCAATTTTGATGTTTTAGTCGGAGTGAACTTATTACGGGAAGGATTGGATTTACCTGAAGTTTCCTTAGTGGCGATTTTAGATGCAGATAAAGAAGGTTTCTTGCGTGCAGAGCGATCGCTGATTCAAACTATTGGTAGAGCAGCACGTCACGTTAGAGGACAAGCAATTCTGTATGCGGATAATCTTACAGATAGCATGATTAAGGCAATTGATGAAACCGAACGCCGACGGGCAATTCAGTTAGAATACAACGAGAAACACGGAATTACACCACAACCGATTGTTAAACGCACGAATAATGCCATTTTGTCGTTTTTGGAAGTATCGCGACGCTTGAACTCGCAACAACTTGAAGAAGCTTACGAACAAGCAGATGATTTACCGCTAGCAAATATTCCCGAATTGATTACGCAACTAGAAGCCCAAATGAAAGAAGCAGCGAAGAATTTAGAGTTTGAGGAAGCAGCAAAGTATCGCGATCGCATTAAGCATTTGCGTGATAAATTATTGGGACATTGA
- a CDS encoding CsbD family protein: MSLEDRAKATGKNIEGKAQEAWGNVTGDPEDKAEGKAKQAESEVRHGVEDVKDNVKEKLD; this comes from the coding sequence ATGAGTTTAGAAGATAGAGCTAAAGCTACAGGTAAAAATATCGAAGGTAAAGCTCAAGAAGCCTGGGGTAACGTTACAGGAGATCCCGAAGATAAAGCAGAAGGTAAAGCAAAGCAAGCAGAAAGTGAAGTCCGTCACGGTGTAGAAGACGTAAAAGATAACGTCAAAGAAAAGCTTGACTAG
- the rpe gene encoding ribulose-phosphate 3-epimerase, which produces MTQASKKPIVIAPSILSADFSRLGEEIRAVDAAGADWIHVDVMDGRFVPNITIGPLIVEAIRPVTQKPLDVHLMIVEPEKYVEDFAKAGADHIYVHAEHNASPHLHRTLGQIRELGKKAGVVLNPGSPLELIEYVLELCDLILIMSVNPGFGGQSFIPGVLPKIRKLRQMLDDRGLDPWIEVDGGLKANNTWQVIEAGANAIVAGSAVFNAKDYAEAISGIRNSKRPTPELATV; this is translated from the coding sequence ATGACCCAAGCCAGCAAAAAGCCGATTGTAATTGCTCCATCCATACTATCAGCTGATTTTTCTCGCCTAGGAGAAGAAATTCGGGCGGTAGATGCAGCAGGGGCAGATTGGATTCATGTTGATGTCATGGATGGGAGGTTTGTTCCCAATATTACGATTGGTCCATTAATCGTTGAAGCGATTCGCCCTGTGACTCAAAAGCCACTGGATGTCCACTTGATGATTGTGGAGCCAGAAAAATATGTAGAAGATTTTGCCAAGGCGGGAGCAGATCATATTTATGTCCATGCTGAACATAATGCTTCACCACACTTGCATCGTACTCTAGGTCAAATTAGAGAGTTGGGCAAAAAAGCAGGTGTTGTTCTTAATCCTGGTTCTCCACTAGAGTTAATTGAATACGTCTTAGAATTATGCGACCTGATTTTGATCATGAGCGTTAACCCTGGCTTTGGCGGTCAAAGTTTTATTCCTGGTGTCTTGCCTAAAATTCGGAAACTACGTCAAATGCTCGACGATCGCGGACTCGATCCTTGGATTGAAGTTGATGGCGGACTCAAGGCAAATAATACTTGGCAAGTCATTGAAGCTGGTGCTAATGCGATTGTAGCTGGTTCAGCAGTATTTAATGCCAAGGACTATGCTGAAGCAATTAGTGGTATTCGTAACAGCAAGCGCCCCACCCCAGAATTGGCAACAGTCTAA
- a CDS encoding S8 family serine peptidase has product MLRKYIWILGGLSASCVSIPVLALETTSVGNAGIDALRLHDAPYNLIGRKIGIGQVEIGRPGQFGLDKAVTHKQQVSLAGVFLRNQPAKPNTNIDPHAQNVASVMVSTDKAVRGVAPGARLYSTAVGSLKTGGQPEECLSAQHVALQNGGDVRAINFSFGETLERDPRPNALLDGQALLTQCIDWSARVHNVMYAIAGNQGKGGIPIPTDNFNGINVAFTTRRQGFFTRIDVSNLSDAISGAVGGRLNGREVNLGPRRTVGIVAPGNKITLLNPNGKTTRVTGTSFAAPHVTATVALLQEFGDKQLRSLRALRDAQSPRQRNWTLDSRRQEVMKAVMLNSADKFQDPGNGLLLGMTKTILDKQNQHWLNSDAYRNPKIPLQAQMGTGQLNAYRAYQQFSAGQWHPARPVPAIGWDYRTLNVASHHDYVLAQPLQQDSFVSVTLNWNRLVELTDANNNRKFDIGETFRDRGLNNLDLYLLNADTNTIVDTTCTSTSEVDSVEHIFCRVPTSGKYKVRVQFQQQVNHAVQPYALAWWTVPAK; this is encoded by the coding sequence ATGCTAAGAAAGTATATTTGGATATTAGGGGGGCTAAGCGCTTCCTGCGTAAGTATTCCTGTCCTTGCCCTAGAAACAACTTCAGTAGGAAATGCCGGAATTGATGCCTTGCGGTTACACGATGCACCTTACAACCTAATTGGCCGCAAAATTGGTATTGGTCAAGTAGAAATTGGACGTCCTGGACAATTTGGTTTAGATAAAGCAGTTACTCATAAACAACAAGTTAGTTTAGCTGGTGTATTTTTACGCAATCAGCCCGCAAAACCTAATACAAATATTGACCCACATGCACAAAATGTTGCCAGTGTCATGGTGAGTACAGATAAAGCTGTGCGTGGTGTCGCACCAGGAGCGCGACTGTATTCTACTGCAGTTGGTTCGCTGAAAACTGGCGGTCAGCCAGAAGAATGTTTATCTGCACAACACGTTGCGCTACAAAATGGTGGTGATGTCCGAGCGATTAACTTTAGCTTTGGAGAAACTCTTGAGCGCGATCCGCGCCCAAATGCACTGTTAGATGGTCAAGCATTGCTGACACAATGTATTGATTGGTCTGCCCGCGTTCATAATGTGATGTATGCGATCGCAGGTAATCAAGGTAAGGGTGGAATTCCGATCCCGACAGATAATTTTAATGGCATTAACGTTGCATTTACGACTCGCAGACAAGGGTTTTTTACAAGAATTGATGTTTCTAATTTAAGCGATGCCATTTCTGGAGCAGTTGGTGGTAGGCTCAATGGTCGTGAAGTGAATTTAGGTCCGCGTCGTACTGTTGGAATAGTTGCGCCTGGAAATAAAATTACTCTACTAAACCCCAACGGTAAAACGACACGCGTCACAGGCACAAGTTTTGCTGCACCTCATGTGACTGCAACTGTGGCATTACTTCAAGAATTTGGCGACAAACAACTGCGATCGCTTCGGGCGCTGCGCGATGCGCAATCGCCACGCCAACGTAACTGGACTTTAGATTCTCGCCGTCAAGAAGTGATGAAAGCCGTAATGCTTAATTCTGCGGATAAATTTCAAGATCCAGGAAATGGTTTGTTGCTAGGAATGACAAAAACAATTCTAGATAAGCAAAACCAACACTGGTTAAATTCAGATGCTTACCGCAATCCTAAAATTCCTTTGCAAGCCCAAATGGGAACAGGACAATTAAACGCTTACCGCGCATATCAACAATTTAGTGCTGGTCAATGGCATCCAGCAAGACCTGTACCTGCAATTGGCTGGGACTATCGCACACTTAACGTCGCCTCGCATCATGATTACGTATTAGCCCAACCATTACAGCAAGATAGTTTTGTCTCAGTGACATTAAATTGGAATCGATTGGTAGAGTTGACTGATGCTAACAACAATCGAAAATTTGACATCGGAGAAACTTTTCGCGATCGCGGTTTAAATAACTTGGATCTTTATCTACTTAATGCTGATACCAACACTATTGTTGATACAACTTGCACATCAACGAGTGAAGTTGATAGTGTTGAACATATTTTTTGTCGAGTTCCAACTTCTGGGAAATACAAAGTTCGCGTCCAGTTTCAGCAACAAGTTAATCACGCCGTACAACCTTATGCACTAGCTTGGTGGACAGTACCGGCAAAATAA